TTCAGTCATCCCGAATTTCACAAACGGGAAGCGACATTAATGAGCAGCAGAAATGCAACCCGGCAGGATTTTGAACATGTAATTGACAGCATGAAAAAAGGGCTTGTGTCAAGCGACTTTATATTTATTTACTTCCTCAGCGGATCACATCTCCCGTTTTCTTTCTAAAATCTTCCGGCGTATGTCCTGTTTGCTTTCCAAAAAACCGCGTAAAATAAGATGGTTCAGAAAACCCCAGCTCGTAACTAATTTCTTTAATTGATTTGTCAAAGCAGCTGATCTCTCTTTTGGCTTCAAGGATCAGACGGTCGTTGATGATCTGGTTAATTGTTTTACCAAAAGTATCTTTTGATAATTCGTTCAGCCTTTTTGCGCTAAGTGATAGTTCATTCGCATAAAAAGCGGCACTTCTTTGTTGCTTGAAATGGGTTTCAACGGATTCCATAAGCAGATTCATTCTGCTATCCGCGTTCCCGTCCTTTTTAGCTTCTTTTTGGAATTCAATACAATGTAAAAACCAGCTCCGAAGATAGGATTCCAAAATGGCCGGACGTTTTTCGCCGTCATATTCAAGTTGAATCAAATCAATCAACTTGTGAAACAGGCAAACCTGTGAATCCGGAACAATGATTGAAAAATTAACCGAATAGTAAAATAACTTAAAAATATCGCCGGCAATCAGCCGCTCAAAAAAATCGTTCGAAATTGCAAAGAGGTATCCAACCTTATCCTGCTTGTCGATATTATGGACCTGATCCGGAAGAAGCAGAAATAACTGATTGCGGTGAATCGGATATTTTATAAAATCGATATAATGTACCTGTCTCGGTTTGACATCTGTAAACCAAAGAAATTCATAAAAATCATGACGATGAATTCCATTGAAGTAATGCTCATTACTTTCCTCAATTTTACTCATAGCAAAAAAGTCCCCGCCCAATTCATGCAGAGGGAAATCAGTATTTTTTATCTTTTTGGTTTCATTTATAAATTCAGATGACTTATTAAAATTATTTTTCATGGCATTACAATTCACACGGCACTTTTCAAATTCAGCAGGAACAAAACTAAATCATTTATTTATTAAGTCTAAGTTCGAAATAAATATTACTCAATTACGTATTTCAGTACAATTTTCTAAATCAATGAGTTAATACCAAATTTGCAAGTTTTCGATCAAACCGATGAAGAGGAATCGATTGTGTTTTTTTCGCTTACACCAGCATTTCTGACCACGCCAGGTTTGAATTTTGGTCTGGCTGCTGACACAGTGTTTTCCTGTCTATCCGTGATATTTTTGCTTTGCGACTTTTGTCCTTTTTTAGCATCCTTTTTGCCTTTCTTCCCAAAACCTTTACGTCCCCACCAAACCAGAAAACCCGTTACCGGCAAACTTGCACCAATCAGACTGGAAAGAAAAGC
The nucleotide sequence above comes from Dyadobacter subterraneus. Encoded proteins:
- a CDS encoding helix-turn-helix domain-containing protein; protein product: MKNNFNKSSEFINETKKIKNTDFPLHELGGDFFAMSKIEESNEHYFNGIHRHDFYEFLWFTDVKPRQVHYIDFIKYPIHRNQLFLLLPDQVHNIDKQDKVGYLFAISNDFFERLIAGDIFKLFYYSVNFSIIVPDSQVCLFHKLIDLIQLEYDGEKRPAILESYLRSWFLHCIEFQKEAKKDGNADSRMNLLMESVETHFKQQRSAAFYANELSLSAKRLNELSKDTFGKTINQIINDRLILEAKREISCFDKSIKEISYELGFSEPSYFTRFFGKQTGHTPEDFRKKTGDVIR